The DNA region GTTTTTATTGACCGAAATAAATATGGCGTGTATAAAAGTTAGATTTTTCTCCGCGAAAATTTGGATCCAAACACGTGTCATCGAATTATTTCTTTTCCCTTGAAGGAAACTCCCAAGTGGCATTATAAAACGTAcgtggtatttttatttattaaattaataatatttatcaggcttttaataactttaacttgttaaaataacaaatataaatttttttaaagcagtGTCAATAAAAAGCGAttagtatttttcattataaacaataaaaatgtgaTGTTGTCGATACGTCTCTCATTGTCATAGTCAATCTAACCTAaaatgttgttgttaatattatattttacttataacttttgttttgtttaggTTGTAAACACGTAACTCAATCTCAACGTTAAGATGTCGGGAGGAATCGAGGCTTTGCAGCTTAAAGAAGAAGATGTTGTCAAGATGTTGGCCGCCAAGACCCACATTGGTAGTGAAAATGTCAACTACCAAATGGAACAATATGTCTACAAAAAACGTATTGATGGTGCTGGAGTAAGCATTATTAATCTCCGTCGTACATgggaaaaaattcaattggctGCTCGTGCTATTGTTGCCATTGAACATCCAGCTGAGGTATTTGCCATCAGTTCATGGGCTCGTGCTCAACGTGCTGTTCTTAAATTCGCAGCACACACTGGTGCAACTGGTATTGCTGGACGTTTCACTCCTGGTGCATTCACCAATCAGATCCAGgtaaatagagaaaaaaaattacaattaaattccACCAGAACTACAACTACAATGATGACAAAtcatattcataataaattgtGTTGAATTTAATGGCTTAATCTTTGctgaatttttgtataatttaattttatagtagatgaatattttttgtaaattgtatgactaattttgttgtttgtttttttttttttacataggCTGCATTCAGAGAACCAAGATTGTTGATCATCAATGACCCAGTCACCGATCATCAACCAATCACTGAAGCTAGCTATGTCAACATTCCTGTTATTGCTTTCTGCAACACAGACAGTCCACTTCGTTTTGTTGACATTGCTATTCCATGCAACACCAAATCACATCACAGCATTGGTTTAATGTGGTGGTTCTTGGCTCGTGAAGTTCTTCGTCTTCGTGGATCAATTGCACGTGAAACCAAATGGAACGTTGTCGTTGATTTGTACTTCTACAGAGACCCAGAAGAGGTGagttacttttttcttttattaatttatcattcaagtttttaagtagctagaaattttttaatatgatgatACAAATTATGTCCAGAATTAAAACTGTTGGTACATATGGCTTAATCTTTtctgataaaaacaaaaatttaattaattcaaattttccaatgaaaagatttttaatttattatatcaataatatttatacaattgttttatatgaatttcaggttgaaaaagaagaagaaattaaagaaattgCAGCTCCACCACAAAAAGAATATGTTGCTGAACCAGTTGAACAAGGATGGGGTAATGAAGCCGAAGTTGTTGTTCCAGCAGCTGAAAATTGGGCTGATGATGCTGCACCAGTAGCACCAGTTGTACAAGCTCCAGTTGTTCCATCAGAAGATTGGTCTGCTCCAGCTCAAGCTGCTGCACCAGCTGCTACAGCTGCCCAAAACTGGGGAGGTTCATCTGCTGAAAAATGGGGTTAAATACAGACAAATCTGTCTGAGCTATACAACATTTAATCTTTGTACAAGCATTTAATAAAgccacaaaaaataatttatatatttttttattgttttcattgataattatttgttttgttgcTGATAGGGTCATCttgaacatttatttatttatttaattgcaaTTACATTCAACATCACAGATGGTAGTATTATTGTTTTCTAGCTAATCAATAGTGCGGCATCTTGTGGCACTTTGACAATTCacccatataaaaaaaaaacaaaaccagTGGCGCTTTTCTATGACTCATCACAACTTCACAgatgtgtgtatatattttaaaaaatataaataataaacaaatacataCAATCACCACtcaataaacaaacaaaaaaaaaacaaaaataattatcacaaGTTCTAAATAATCATCCaataaaccaataaataaaaatcaactaaacaaacaaaaaaaaaaagaaaaacaaatcagtaatataaaaccaaaaaaaaacaagacgccaatatttcttttttttaaccatctttttttatataacaatataaaaattgacacAATACAGGTATGTcaacaaaacaaacaaaaaataataacaaatcaataaacaataatcacataaataatataaatttttaaataaaaatttctatcaattatcaattaaatattaaaattaaaaaaaaaagtttggtTAGAATTTTTAGAACAGGGTCTGTTAAACGTCACGTACGGTCATGTAaagtgaaaaaagaaaaaatatttttcccacTCTTAAAATATCGCGCACAACAAACCCAACAAACCCTGTACCCcccaccaaaaaaaaaatttttagttaaccATCAACCGCTTTAGCCGCACACTCAACAGATTGAGGTGTGGCCACAGACGGCAGCCATTTTAAATTGATCACTGTCGCATAAGATTTTTCAGGTAAATACGCAATTACttcaattaaatacaattgaatTGGAATACGTGAATGTTGTGTCGTGTTGTGTTTTAAATTAACGTAAgcaaagttattattaatatacataaaaataaaattcatcgaTAAATATCATCAcataaatatttctccaaAAAGGCaagcaagtttttttttttttttttctttttttacatttttttttttctttccgtcTTTTTCTTGGTTATGAGATAGACTACAAGAAgaacagagaaaaaaatggatatataaaatacgtaTGTAAAAACGGTGggcagcattttttttttttttttttttttttttcatttctcacTGTTAAACGGAgcaaagttgtttttttttttttttttcttttggtgcAAAATTTAGTGGCATgcgttaatttaataattgatattaaattattatcaattgagaATTAATAAACAGACAGAAATGAGTAACCCCGTTCATCCCCTTATCCTCTCTTGAATTCTCTCTCACTCTCACCTCTACCCTTGTGTCTCTTCTCAAAATGTTTCTCCACTTTGAACTCATTCTCCTCAATATTTAACGactttaaatacattttttttgcacaagtttattattgttgattattaatttttacaaaattacaaataattgttttttaaaaatattatcaagacgGGTACTCTGCGTCATCATCCTGACCTCGCTAAAATCATTATCgttttaatcaatttacattttaaattattattatatttatcattttttttttctttttattacaGTCATCACGTATTTTTTTCTCCACGTCCTCtcccaataataatttttacaataatttcttTCTCTTTCACTCTCAGTTGTGTTACGTTTTCATGTCTATATTTTTCTCACTCATTCTCGTGTTTTAATCCACCCACAGtgccatttgaaaaaaaaaatatgttataattGTGTTTCcggtttttaattattagctattaattttaacaattttatttaattgtttatcgaTTTGgagaaatattgttttttcatgtGACCATTGTTGGTTTAGATATTTCATAAACAATTGAATGGTAACTTTTAATTGTCAGGTAtagagatttttttaaatttatttatttataataaataagaaaattgataaaaataagtaaataatttcttgGTAAAAGTGACGTAAATGCCAAGATTAATCATGAGTACAACTGTGTTATTGTAACATCagtgtataattattttacactaaattattttaatatgatttgtgataatttttaaaaaatgaaaatctagTTGTCAATATAcacgaaaataattttattaaatgagaTACATGCATGTACtaaaattattgcaaaaattcaaacaaaataataaattgatatttaaatttaattgttagaAGAAAAaggttaaaatatatttgcatgGTTTTATGGATGTTTTTGCTGATGGgattaataataacttaattaattaatttaaacaataagtgtaataaaaattaaggtgtttattttttaaaattgcacAATTAAccttgattaatttatatttttatacaagataaatttgataaattaattgtcttgTGATATTGAAATTATCATCTAGCCCTTCTCCACTTGAACctaacatcaaaataataatatatttacaatacaactacctgaaaaacaaaaaaaaaaaaatacacagtgattttataaacaaacaaaaagtgTGAAAAACAatacgaaaaaataaacaattaaataggACGCTgtgagaaaatataaaataataaactgagACTTTAAACGATGGGATGCATTTTGGGCCGAGCCCTTGGTTCAGACGATAATGGTTACCCTGGATCAGGTACGAcccagttaaaaaaatttaaaaccaacaaaaaattgattaaaaaatatatgattaattttgagaagataaaaataataagagccaaaacaaaaaaaccaattgCTTTTTTATCCTAGtagaatgattttattattattttattatttaaagcataattaattaattattattgtaattaaacaACACAATCATCAGCAAGTAACAAAAATcactcaaaaaaatttcaagaattaCAAGCCAATTCAACAATTAAgacaaattattcataataatattgcaaatgaaaaagagattattttgttgttaataattaacctcaaattgtttataaaaaactaataatatttatttgtttataaacaaattcaaatggaaaaaaaaaataacaaaaattatcttttggCATGTGTATTATTCTTGAAGTTGTTGgcttattgaaaatattaataattaacaagctaatattttataataattaatttgttaattaaaaaatattgcttatCATTCACaacacaattaaaaaacattattattattttattaaatttaaaaaattaacacaaaatTTGCTAgagtaattattgaatttccaaatttatttttaattgtttataattattgtacatcatttaaaaattatttatggtaaatgatattaatgtagattaatttattgtattatttattaatttatttaaattattattatttagttgacAATTTATATCAACTTGGGGAGgaagaaaagtaaaaattaaatttaaaaaaaaatcaacttcaAATGACTATAGTGcatatgaattataaaaaagaaaaaaaaaaaaagcatgagATCATCGAATGATGCACTCACACAATTATCAtcatgtcattattattattattatttagtattgtataaattattgttaaacaaCCTGTTTGTCTTTGGTAgtcaaaaaaaaggaaaaaaaaatttgttgcatttgaataatcataaattttacttcacttttttattgtttaatgttattaataattgtatttaattatgatatttattattgacaatgaCAATAGTTATTttagtgtttatttattgacaattttgttatttaatttttgtaggATTCATGGCGGCGATTAGGAAGAAGCTTGTAATCGTGGGCGATGGTGCTTGTGGTAAAACTTGTCTGCTAATAGTATTTAGTAAAGATCAATTTCCAGAAGTTTATGTACCAAcagtttttgaaaattatgttGCTGATATTGAAGTTGATGGCAAacaggtaaaaataaattaattaatatttaatattattgttggttaattgttttctatttatgattatttaaaaaacaggtTGAACTTGCACTTTGGGATACAGCTGGACAAGAAGATTACGATAGACTTCGTCCATTGTCATATCCAGACACTGATGTTATATTGATGTGTTTTTCAATTGACAGTCCTGATTCATTAGAGAACATTCCTGAAAAATGGACACCAGAAGTTAAACATTTTTGTCCAAATGTACCAATTATACttgttggaaataaaaaagatttacgTAATGATCCAACAACAATTAAAGAACTTGGAAAAATGAAACAAGAACCAGTTAAACCGGAGGAAGGTAGAGCAATggctgaaaaaattaatgcttTTGCTTATCTTGAATGTTCAGCAAAAAGCAAGGAAGGTGTTCGAGAAGTATTTGAAACCGCAACAAGAGCCGCACTCCAAGTAAGATTAtctatttgtcattttatttgacacaaattttacaattatttattaaattattgatattttttttcaggtaaaaaagaagaaaaagggCAGATGTAGACTGCTTTGAGGTGTTTTGCAAAAATGGGCCCAACAACGACGGGTGGaagatttcaaaaaataattcaaaaaaaaaaaaaaaaaaaaagtaaaaaaatataaattaatggaaAGAAAATCATGGAATTGCGGAGATTTAAAGTTTGCTAGCTTGTCAATGGAGGCTAGTCGTTATGCCGGAGGCCCCTGATgcataaaaatgatttaaaaaaaaaaaagaaaaaaaactataacatACTTGATATCTTACTTTTAATTactttacataataaaaacgatcaacaaattgaaaaaaaaaaaaaaaaaaaaaaatatatgttttaaaaaatgaaaaaacaaaaaaacaaacgtcCAGCTTGGAATAATGCgatgaatgaaaaatgaaggagaaaaaaaaaaagtgaaagaaaagattaaaatgcctgatgaattttaaattgataaaatttttactatcaatttttttttcgattcataatagtaattattgcgcatattttttttctttttttaaatcgtaATTAATGTCGAATTTTTGAGTCTGTCAGATCGTGTAAATGTTTTAAAGTTACAATATCTGTACGAATGTTTTACTGGCTGTCtgtgtatagaaaaaaaaatctaaattctTTGTTTTCCGtgcaattgtaaaaaaaaatatcttcaatTTCCGGCAGATAAAAAGTatcatactaaaaaaaaaaaaccaacgtggtttttttttttttgtaataaaagaaataagcaattttcttcttttttttttctccttatttttcttttattaattattattatttttttttgtcacatgATATCCAacaacttttctttttttttttttttataattattttgagtaAACAATCAGGACCATGTTATCAAACTGATAACATTATGAGCGAATTGAGAAGGCAACGAGCAAGTTaacagaaataaattttaccatgcacttaaaatatttatcaaaaatgatgaatattttttttagtaaataagcCGCGTTTTCCTcagtttaatatattaataataaatatataaatatatatattttttttttcacaacattttaatattgaaaaaataaatatatagcttaaacttgattgtttttttttcctttttttttattgattattaagaTACCAAGTagaataaatgtattattatttttattcattattataactattaaattataattattattgtactgCGATGACactaacataaaaattaacgGTTGTATGATACTCATGTATTCCGTAAAcgaaaaacaacaataataatgaaaaacaatttaaaaaaaaatacacagatTCTCATGCATCCctcttgttaattaaaaaaagaaaaaatcaattactattatatgtgtgtgtgtaaaaaatattaatttttattattatttttaaataaataatcacactattttttttatcataaacttGTACTTGAAGCACTCaaatttcttatatatattatttttttttttcgtgagtGTTGTGTGGTAATAatgagtgtaaaaaaaaataacacactCGATgcttattaacaatttaaaaaatttatttaaaagccaagaaaaaaaactactaattgaattgattaaaaaaaatatatatagtaataaattaattgaaagaaatgttttctatttttttaaaatgaattttgataaatcagtttatgttttttgagctatttatttataaactgaGAGAGAACGCGGTAGGATCgtggtaatttttatttttttttttgataatttgtgatggtttttgtaataattgcTTTGCTCTGTCGAAAATTCgctatacaataattatttattactcgaaaattaaaaataatttaataaaatttctattcttttttctcttcacGATAGTTACTTTTGCATTGAGACAATTGAATAGAATGCACGATTATTTTTAGGCTCtggatttgataataaaattaaaaaagaaaataatagtaaaattttttagaaaaacaaGTTTTCATTGGCATCATCATTTGTATAttaatgactaaaaaaaatagcgcaattatcaagtaattttaaaaataagaaaatatcaaaataataatttaattgcacgatggattttaatttataaataaaaatttttctgccTTCTAACGCGTGATATgcgtttaaatataattaagatattaattaatgtaattttttttattttttttccttgaaattatataggtatatatataggtttttaaaaaagaaatgaaaaatatgtgtaaaaaaatagttgatagtttttttttttttcgttttattttaatttaaatgatttttttttttatatatatttttgacaattattttttcgcaAATATTACACtgatttcttgaatttttttagtacATTGAAACTAGAACACGAAATTACTGgtatataataacattaaaatatttcataacaCTCATTGAAATAATCTTAAATACACATAAATCGATTGAAAAGTTCGCCTGCGATCTTGGTGTTCTgcgttatttaaatttaatttaaaatatttttttcaaat from Aphidius gifuensis isolate YNYX2018 linkage group LG5, ASM1490517v1, whole genome shotgun sequence includes:
- the LOC122857669 gene encoding 40S ribosomal protein SA-like, translated to MSGGIEALQLKEEDVVKMLAAKTHIGSENVNYQMEQYVYKKRIDGAGVSIINLRRTWEKIQLAARAIVAIEHPAEVFAISSWARAQRAVLKFAAHTGATGIAGRFTPGAFTNQIQAAFREPRLLIINDPVTDHQPITEASYVNIPVIAFCNTDSPLRFVDIAIPCNTKSHHSIGLMWWFLAREVLRLRGSIARETKWNVVVDLYFYRDPEEVEKEEEIKEIAAPPQKEYVAEPVEQGWGNEAEVVVPAAENWADDAAPVAPVVQAPVVPSEDWSAPAQAAAPAATAAQNWGGSSAEKWG
- the LOC122857675 gene encoding ras-like GTP-binding protein Rho1 isoform X1, with amino-acid sequence MGCILGRALGSDDNGYPGSGFMAAIRKKLVIVGDGACGKTCLLIVFSKDQFPEVYVPTVFENYVADIEVDGKQVELALWDTAGQEDYDRLRPLSYPDTDVILMCFSIDSPDSLENIPEKWTPEVKHFCPNVPIILVGNKKDLRNDPTTIKELGKMKQEPVKPEEGRAMAEKINAFAYLECSAKSKEGVREVFETATRAALQVKKKKKGRCRLL
- the LOC122857675 gene encoding ras-like GTP-binding protein Rho1 isoform X2, producing MAAIRKKLVIVGDGACGKTCLLIVFSKDQFPEVYVPTVFENYVADIEVDGKQVELALWDTAGQEDYDRLRPLSYPDTDVILMCFSIDSPDSLENIPEKWTPEVKHFCPNVPIILVGNKKDLRNDPTTIKELGKMKQEPVKPEEGRAMAEKINAFAYLECSAKSKEGVREVFETATRAALQVKKKKKGRCRLL